Proteins encoded within one genomic window of Amycolatopsis sp. 2-15:
- a CDS encoding trypsin-like serine peptidase translates to MTILTIRRTLVTLAAVVAAAATATTTASAAGENDVTAFSTADRAAALAYWTPEKMKAAGADTIDRVEQVAKRWAGPEPQGVGRLFFTEVSPGEAPQDSWCTATAVPSTSGDVLVTAGHCAYAGQNREDQVIPIKNSVFVPGYDQGRRLHGVFATRALAFRHSYTTGSEPDVAMVVLDQQQGHHIAQVAGTQRISFDHKGTTQAAIVGYAGSKAYFGEALMWCDLPAHQDPAGFDHWMSTCDMAGGSSGGPWFDGFNRWTGDGEIFSVTSRGELDYDETTGESKTLSLEGATLGADAKNLYEAAEKL, encoded by the coding sequence ATGACGATCTTGACGATCCGCCGCACCCTGGTGACCCTCGCCGCGGTGGTGGCCGCAGCCGCCACGGCGACCACCACCGCCTCGGCCGCCGGTGAGAACGATGTGACCGCCTTCAGCACCGCCGACCGCGCGGCCGCGCTCGCGTACTGGACGCCCGAGAAGATGAAGGCCGCCGGAGCCGACACGATCGACCGCGTGGAGCAGGTGGCGAAGCGCTGGGCCGGGCCGGAGCCGCAGGGCGTCGGGCGGCTGTTCTTCACCGAGGTCTCGCCCGGCGAGGCGCCGCAGGACAGCTGGTGCACCGCGACCGCCGTGCCGAGCACGAGCGGCGACGTCCTCGTGACGGCCGGGCACTGCGCGTACGCCGGGCAGAACCGCGAGGACCAGGTGATCCCGATCAAGAACTCCGTGTTCGTGCCCGGCTACGACCAGGGCCGCCGCTTGCACGGGGTGTTCGCGACGCGCGCGCTCGCCTTCCGCCACTCCTATACCACGGGCAGCGAACCCGACGTGGCCATGGTCGTGCTCGACCAGCAGCAGGGCCACCACATCGCCCAGGTCGCGGGCACACAGCGGATTTCCTTCGACCACAAGGGAACCACGCAGGCCGCGATCGTCGGGTACGCCGGTTCGAAGGCGTACTTCGGGGAAGCGCTGATGTGGTGCGACCTGCCCGCGCACCAGGACCCGGCCGGGTTCGACCACTGGATGTCCACGTGCGACATGGCCGGCGGTTCCAGCGGCGGCCCGTGGTTCGACGGCTTCAACCGCTGGACCGGTGACGGCGAGATCTTCTCGGTCACCAGCCGCGGCGAACTCGACTACGACGAGACCACCGGCGAGTCCAAGACCCTCAGCCTCGAAGGCGCCACGCTCGGGGCGGACGCGAAGAACCTCTACGAAGCGGCCGAAAAGCTCTGA
- a CDS encoding Dyp-type peroxidase encodes MPPEPQEVVGPLTRAAIFLVVRVNPGGESVAKDLLADLAGLQRSVGFRSLDGGLTCVAGISSSAWDRIYGSPKPAELHDLPVFAGDKHTSVTTKADLLFHLRAERMDLCFELESLIMARLEGVVTVVDEVQGFRYFDARDVLGFVDGTENPTGRGAVEAVLVDDDEAFNGGSYVIVQKYLHDMTAWNKLTTEQQELVIGRRKLSDVELSDDEKPADSHIALNVIEDEDGNELDILRDNMPFGRPAYGEFGTYFIGYAKTPSIIEKMLENMFVGSPPGNTDRILDFSTPLTGALFYVPTAEFLEGPIVESDASDESEPSSLKPQSPAPKPGTSLGIGSLRRSPRS; translated from the coding sequence TTGCCTCCGGAACCCCAGGAGGTGGTCGGCCCGCTCACGCGCGCGGCGATCTTCCTGGTGGTCCGTGTGAACCCCGGCGGGGAGTCCGTGGCGAAGGACCTGCTGGCCGATTTGGCCGGGTTGCAGCGTTCCGTCGGGTTCCGGTCGCTGGACGGCGGGCTCACGTGCGTGGCCGGCATCAGCTCGTCGGCGTGGGACCGGATCTACGGCTCGCCGAAGCCGGCGGAACTGCACGACCTGCCGGTGTTCGCCGGGGACAAGCACACCAGCGTGACGACCAAGGCCGACCTGCTGTTCCACCTGCGGGCCGAGCGCATGGACCTGTGCTTCGAGCTCGAGTCGCTGATCATGGCGCGGCTCGAGGGCGTGGTCACGGTCGTCGACGAGGTGCAGGGCTTCCGTTACTTCGACGCGCGTGACGTGCTCGGGTTCGTCGACGGCACCGAGAACCCGACCGGCCGCGGCGCCGTCGAGGCCGTGCTGGTCGACGACGACGAGGCGTTCAACGGCGGCAGCTACGTGATCGTGCAGAAATACCTGCACGACATGACGGCGTGGAACAAGCTGACCACCGAGCAGCAGGAGCTGGTGATCGGCCGGCGCAAACTGTCCGATGTGGAGCTGTCGGACGACGAGAAGCCCGCCGACTCGCACATCGCGCTCAACGTGATCGAAGACGAAGACGGCAACGAGCTCGACATCCTGCGTGACAACATGCCCTTCGGGCGCCCTGCGTACGGCGAGTTCGGCACGTACTTCATCGGCTACGCCAAGACGCCCTCGATCATCGAGAAGATGCTGGAGAACATGTTCGTCGGCTCGCCGCCCGGCAACACCGACCGCATCCTCGACTTCTCGACGCCGCTCACGGGTGCGTTGTTCTACGTACCCACGGCGGAGTTCCTGGAAGGCCCGATCGTCGAGAGCGACGCGTCGGATGAGTCCGAGCCCTCGTCACTCAAGCCCCAGTCCCCGGCACCCAAGCCCGGCACCTCGCTGGGCATCGGCAGCCTGCGAAGGAGTCCCCGGTCATGA
- a CDS encoding family 1 encapsulin nanocompartment shell protein, which yields MNNLHRELAPISDVAWSDLEDEARRTFAEFASARKVVDVVVVDDATLSAVGTGHVEGVESPLAGVTTRLRTAQRIVDLKVPFTVTREAVDSVEWGAKDPDWQPVKDAAQAIAYAEDRIVFDGFAGAGIAGIRPASSLSPVALPGEASAYPKAIGDALAKLRSAGVAGPYSVLLSNAAYTAAIEAADHGYPVLEHLKQIVDGDLILTPAIEGACVLTTRGGDYELHFGQDLSIGYTSHDADSVQLYFRETLTFLVNTAEAAVGLTA from the coding sequence ATGAACAACCTGCATCGCGAACTCGCCCCGATCTCCGACGTCGCCTGGTCGGACCTCGAGGACGAGGCCCGGCGCACGTTCGCCGAGTTCGCGTCGGCGCGCAAGGTGGTCGACGTGGTCGTGGTCGACGACGCGACCCTGTCCGCCGTGGGCACGGGGCACGTCGAGGGTGTCGAGAGCCCGCTGGCCGGCGTGACCACGAGGCTTCGCACGGCGCAGCGGATCGTGGACCTGAAGGTGCCCTTCACCGTCACGCGCGAGGCCGTCGACTCCGTGGAGTGGGGCGCGAAGGACCCGGACTGGCAGCCGGTGAAGGACGCCGCGCAGGCCATCGCGTACGCCGAGGACCGCATCGTGTTCGACGGCTTCGCCGGCGCCGGCATCGCGGGCATCCGACCGGCGTCTTCGCTGAGCCCGGTCGCGCTGCCCGGTGAGGCGAGCGCGTATCCGAAGGCGATCGGCGACGCGCTGGCGAAGCTGCGTTCGGCCGGCGTCGCGGGGCCGTACTCGGTGCTGCTGAGCAACGCCGCGTACACCGCCGCGATCGAGGCGGCCGACCACGGTTACCCGGTGCTGGAGCACCTGAAGCAGATCGTGGACGGGGACCTGATCCTGACGCCGGCGATCGAGGGCGCGTGCGTGCTCACGACCCGCGGCGGCGACTACGAGCTGCACTTCGGGCAGGACCTGTCGATCGGCTACACGAGCCACGACGCCGACAGCGTGCAGCTGTACTTCCGCGAGACGCTGACGTTCCTGGTCAACACGGCCGAAGCCGCGGTCGGCCTGACTGCTTGA